The Cyanobacteria bacterium GSL.Bin1 genome has a window encoding:
- a CDS encoding metalloregulator ArsR/SmtB family transcription factor yields the protein MAKEKATDVCQTFCFETERVNNALSTMLSDEILEETQILFSALADQSRLKILYALSNGEELCVCDIATMLGVKVATASHQLRKLRDLKILKYRNEGKLVYYSLRDQRVIDILNFALSQIII from the coding sequence ATGGCAAAGGAAAAAGCGACTGATGTTTGCCAAACTTTTTGTTTCGAGACTGAGAGGGTAAACAACGCCCTCAGCACAATGCTGAGTGATGAAATCTTAGAAGAAACGCAAATCCTTTTTAGTGCTTTAGCCGATCAATCACGCCTAAAAATTCTCTACGCTCTCAGTAACGGTGAGGAACTCTGTGTGTGTGATATTGCGACGATGCTCGGAGTTAAGGTGGCAACCGCTTCCCATCAACTCCGCAAACTGCGCGATCTCAAAATTTTGAAATATCGTAATGAAGGAAAATTAGTTTATTATTCCCTGCGAGATCAGCGAGTGATTGATATTCTTAACTTTGCT